One segment of Fusarium oxysporum f. sp. lycopersici 4287 chromosome 7, whole genome shotgun sequence DNA contains the following:
- a CDS encoding oxidoreductase: MSQLWANIVATYDPFTIEFVGSGLIQILFWWIPSALFLLLDHVAPSFASKHKIQPPPKQPKGSEILDSVVISLRNQLIVIGLQLSLAFVATQRNMPSTFQITASLPSAKSFVSDFAICLVAREILFYYSHRLFHIPYLYRRIHKIHHKFTAPVAFASQYAHPIEHIVANTIPIVLPPILLRTHILTMWAFVAWQLIETATVHSGFDFFGGAAYRHDRHHERFDVHFGGMPWLDWLHNTDERKRLEKKNK; the protein is encoded by the coding sequence ATGTCTCAACTCTGGGCTAATATAGTCGCTACCTATGATCCATTTACGATCGAGTTCGTAGGCAGCGGCCTCATCCAGATCCTCTTCTGGTGGATTCCTTCagctctttttcttctccttgatcatgTTGCCCCAAGCTTTGCGTCGAAACACAAGATACAGCCTCCACCAAAACAGCCCAAAGGCTCCGAGATTTTGGACTCTGTCgtgatatccttgaggaATCAGCTCATAGTCATTGGACTGCAACTATCGCTAGCGTTTGTGGCGACGCAGCGAAATATGCCATCAACATTCCAGATCACAGCATCTCTGCCATCTGCGAAGAGCTTCGTGAGCGACTTCGCCATCTGCTTAGTTGCTCGAGAAATTCTCTTCTACTATTCCCATCGACTGTTTCACATACCATACCTCTACCGTCGCATCCATAAAATCCATCACAAGTTCACCGCACCAGTCGCCTTCGCCTCACAATATGCCCATCCCATCGAGCATATTGTAGCCAACACAATTCCCATTGTCCTCCCGCCCATATTGCTCAGAACTCACATCTTGACCATGTGGGCGTTTGTGGCTTGGCAGCTCATCGAGACGGCAACCGTTCATAGTGGCTTCGACTTCTTTGGGGGCGCAGCCTATCGTCATGATCGTCATCATGAGCGTTTCGATGTTCACTTTGGAGGAATGCCTTGGTTGGATTGGCTTCATAACACCGACGAAAGAAAGAGAttagagaagaagaataagtGA